Proteins from one Sphingobium herbicidovorans genomic window:
- a CDS encoding GlcG/HbpS family heme-binding protein: MKTKNSLEASDVKAILSAAETEALANDWAVTIAVVDDGGHLLGLHRMDGAAASTAHMAPAKAVTSILGRRESKVYEDLVLNGRVTMMSAPALQALLEGGVPIVVDGDFVGAVGVSGVKSEQDAQIARAGIAAILG; encoded by the coding sequence ATGAAGACCAAGAACAGCCTCGAAGCCAGCGACGTAAAAGCAATCCTCTCCGCCGCGGAAACGGAGGCGCTGGCCAATGATTGGGCCGTAACCATCGCAGTTGTCGATGACGGCGGCCATCTGCTCGGCTTGCATAGAATGGACGGCGCTGCCGCCAGCACCGCCCACATGGCGCCAGCAAAAGCCGTAACGTCGATCCTCGGCCGACGGGAATCGAAGGTCTATGAAGATCTGGTGCTGAACGGACGAGTGACGATGATGTCCGCGCCTGCACTACAGGCCCTGCTCGAAGGCGGGGTTCCCATCGTGGTGGATGGCGACTTCGTTGGTGCAGTCGGCGTGTCTGGGGTCAAGTCGGAACAGGATGCCCAGATCGCGCGCGCAGGCATCGCAGCCATCCTGGGATAA
- a CDS encoding cupin domain-containing protein, with the protein MYLADFDIELFLRDYWQQRPLLIRNPWAEWRNPLEPDELAGLACEDAVESRLITTDGDVLKMESGPLPEARFGELGNSPWTLVVQAVDHHAPAVAELVEPFRFIPNWRIDDVMVSYATDGGGVGPHFDQYDVFLIQGLGKRRWRVGPRCNSATPLLPHEDLRLIADFEATGEWILEPGDMLYVPPCFAHDGVAVGDDCMTYSIGFRAPSRAELIESWCEHQADAAPEEDRYADPALPVQDNPGEITAPALNRLHAMVMEALSDREAFARWFGLHNSLPKYADADWRPEDPIDQKEVQSLLAQGIPLKRNPASRFSFIRQGVDILLFVDGHCFECAEETAGLAEQLGAAHLLKVDPALCASHDATALIKTLIDQGSLAFEEED; encoded by the coding sequence ATGTATCTGGCCGATTTCGACATAGAGCTGTTCCTGCGGGACTATTGGCAACAGCGCCCTTTGCTGATCCGCAACCCATGGGCTGAATGGCGCAATCCGCTGGAGCCGGACGAGTTGGCCGGGCTGGCCTGTGAAGACGCGGTGGAATCCCGCCTCATCACAACGGACGGCGACGTCCTGAAGATGGAAAGCGGCCCCCTGCCCGAAGCACGCTTCGGTGAACTGGGAAACAGCCCCTGGACACTGGTGGTTCAGGCTGTGGACCATCATGCGCCAGCCGTCGCGGAGTTGGTCGAGCCATTCCGCTTTATCCCGAACTGGCGCATCGACGATGTGATGGTCAGCTATGCGACCGACGGCGGCGGCGTTGGACCGCATTTCGATCAATATGATGTCTTCCTGATTCAGGGGCTGGGAAAGCGGCGCTGGCGCGTTGGGCCGCGATGCAATTCGGCGACGCCCTTGTTGCCGCATGAGGATCTACGCTTGATCGCCGATTTCGAGGCTACGGGCGAGTGGATACTCGAACCGGGCGACATGCTGTATGTGCCGCCCTGCTTCGCGCATGACGGTGTGGCCGTCGGCGATGATTGCATGACCTATTCCATCGGTTTTCGCGCGCCGTCCCGCGCCGAACTGATCGAAAGCTGGTGCGAGCATCAGGCGGACGCCGCGCCGGAAGAGGATCGCTATGCCGATCCGGCCCTGCCGGTTCAGGACAATCCTGGCGAGATCACGGCCCCCGCCCTCAACAGACTGCATGCGATGGTTATGGAGGCCCTGTCAGACCGCGAGGCCTTTGCCCGCTGGTTCGGCCTGCATAACAGCCTGCCCAAATATGCCGATGCCGATTGGCGGCCGGAAGACCCGATCGACCAGAAGGAAGTCCAGTCGCTTCTGGCCCAAGGCATCCCATTGAAGCGCAATCCTGCCAGCCGCTTTTCCTTCATCCGCCAGGGCGTCGATATCCTGCTGTTTGTCGATGGCCATTGTTTCGAATGCGCGGAAGAGACGGCGGGGCTGGCCGAACAATTGGGCGCGGCCCATCTCTTGAAGGTCGATCCGGCGCTTTGCGCAAGCCATGATGCGACCGCACTCATCAAGACGCTGATCGACCAGGGCAGTCTGGCGTTCGAAGAGGAGGATTGA
- a CDS encoding TetR/AcrR family transcriptional regulator, giving the protein MKTEFAPARGRPREFDPDKALAAALEIFWRRGYEGASLAELTEAMGITKPSLYACFGNKESLFRKALDLYERDKLCYVQSALEAPTAKQVAERLLKGALAMQCGNTDPKGCMGVISSVANTAHAECIRNEILARRASSDRALIERFERAQEEGDLPAGVEPKALALYLTTMLQGLAVQAGSGVSEDRLTQLVDTALTMWPSS; this is encoded by the coding sequence ATGAAAACCGAATTCGCCCCCGCCAGAGGCCGTCCGCGCGAGTTTGATCCGGACAAGGCGCTGGCCGCCGCGCTGGAGATATTCTGGCGTCGCGGCTATGAAGGCGCTTCGCTCGCGGAGCTGACCGAGGCGATGGGCATCACCAAGCCGAGCCTTTATGCCTGTTTCGGCAACAAGGAATCGCTCTTCCGCAAGGCGCTCGACCTCTATGAGCGGGACAAGCTGTGTTATGTGCAGTCGGCGCTGGAAGCGCCCACGGCCAAGCAGGTCGCGGAACGGCTGCTGAAAGGCGCGCTCGCCATGCAGTGCGGCAACACCGATCCCAAGGGGTGCATGGGCGTCATCAGTTCCGTCGCCAATACGGCGCACGCCGAATGTATCCGCAACGAGATCCTGGCGCGACGCGCCTCGTCCGACCGGGCGCTGATCGAACGGTTCGAACGGGCGCAGGAGGAAGGTGACCTGCCCGCGGGCGTCGAGCCCAAGGCGCTTGCCCTCTACCTGACCACGATGCTTCAGGGTCTGGCGGTTCAGGCGGGGTCCGGGGTTTCGGAAGACCGATTGACCCAGCTTGTCGATACCGCACTAACCATGTGGCCGAGTTCGTAA
- a CDS encoding efflux RND transporter periplasmic adaptor subunit, giving the protein MNMHKPIDADSHDAVSSPLLRRRKRHAAIAAIALVILGGIGWKLIDRPQAQAAPSTLAVVGVAAPLSRAVTQWDDYVGRFAPSQTVDIRPRVSGSVTAIHFRDGDYVKAGQLLFTVDQRPFLAALAEARANSASARSALMLAQNDYKRVQRLTGDEAVSASEVDALRSRLQAAQAALAAAQARERQRALEVEFTQVRAPISGRVSDRRVDIGNLVSGAEGAGATLLTTINKLDPIYFNFDASEALYLKSQRDKDSAGAVEVRLQDEADYRHKGRLDFTDNGLDPRSGTIRIRAVFANPDMFLTPGMFGNMRLANGGKVNALLIPDEAVQSDQARKTVLVVGKDDSVSAKPVELGPVVDGLRIIRAGLSPSDRVVVSNLQSAMPGAKVATRAVAIKASPAPVAASESSVPAASQATFAR; this is encoded by the coding sequence ATGAACATGCACAAGCCCATCGACGCCGACAGCCATGATGCGGTGTCTTCCCCACTCCTGCGGCGACGCAAGCGCCATGCCGCCATCGCAGCGATCGCGCTTGTGATCCTGGGCGGCATCGGGTGGAAATTGATCGATCGCCCGCAGGCGCAGGCCGCGCCATCGACGCTGGCCGTGGTGGGGGTCGCTGCGCCGCTCAGCCGCGCGGTCACGCAATGGGATGATTATGTCGGGCGGTTCGCGCCGAGCCAGACGGTCGATATCCGCCCGCGTGTTTCCGGGTCGGTGACGGCGATCCATTTCCGGGACGGCGACTATGTGAAGGCAGGCCAATTGCTCTTCACCGTCGATCAGCGCCCCTTCCTCGCTGCCTTGGCCGAGGCCCGCGCCAATAGCGCGAGCGCACGCAGCGCGCTGATGCTGGCGCAGAATGACTATAAGCGAGTCCAGCGGCTGACGGGCGATGAAGCGGTTTCGGCAAGCGAAGTCGATGCCCTGCGGTCGCGACTGCAAGCGGCTCAGGCGGCACTGGCGGCGGCACAGGCGCGCGAGCGTCAGCGGGCGCTGGAGGTGGAGTTCACGCAGGTCCGCGCGCCCATATCGGGACGCGTGTCCGACCGGCGGGTCGATATCGGCAATCTGGTGTCCGGCGCGGAAGGCGCGGGCGCGACATTGCTGACCACCATCAACAAACTTGATCCCATCTATTTCAACTTCGACGCGTCCGAAGCGCTGTATCTGAAGTCGCAGCGGGACAAGGATAGCGCGGGCGCGGTCGAGGTGCGGTTGCAGGATGAAGCCGATTATCGCCACAAGGGCCGTCTGGACTTTACCGACAACGGCCTTGATCCGCGATCCGGCACGATCCGCATCCGCGCGGTGTTCGCCAATCCCGACATGTTCCTGACGCCGGGCATGTTCGGCAACATGCGTCTCGCCAATGGCGGGAAGGTGAACGCCCTGCTGATCCCGGACGAGGCCGTTCAGTCCGACCAGGCGCGCAAGACGGTATTGGTCGTCGGCAAGGATGACAGCGTGTCCGCCAAGCCGGTCGAACTGGGGCCGGTGGTGGATGGATTGCGCATTATCCGGGCGGGCTTGTCGCCCAGTGACCGGGTGGTGGTGAGCAATCTTCAGTCGGCGATGCCGGGGGCTAAGGTCGCGACGCGGGCTGTGGCGATCAAGGCTTCCCCCGCGCCGGTGGCGGCCAGTGAGAGCAGCGTTCCGGCTGCTTCGCAGGCTACGTTCGCCAGGTAA
- a CDS encoding VOC family protein, with translation MMQIPHGATQDVDFMFTKLVVRDLQRADNFYKAAFGLVEMHRLDAQIMGRPVSEIVYQPTYQGGPLFILAHFPDDTGVSSNEMMLGFAATDLEACVRRVEEAGGAVLDYPKALPEGVPPHAFVKDPEGHVVQLSQRMG, from the coding sequence ATGATGCAGATACCTCATGGCGCGACGCAGGATGTGGACTTCATGTTCACCAAACTGGTCGTTCGCGACCTTCAGCGTGCCGACAATTTCTACAAGGCGGCATTTGGTCTTGTCGAAATGCATCGGCTGGATGCGCAGATCATGGGCCGCCCGGTGTCCGAGATCGTCTATCAGCCAACCTACCAGGGTGGTCCGCTTTTCATTCTGGCGCATTTCCCCGACGACACGGGCGTTAGCAGCAATGAGATGATGCTTGGCTTCGCCGCCACCGATCTTGAAGCCTGCGTCCGCCGTGTGGAGGAAGCCGGGGGCGCCGTTCTCGACTATCCCAAGGCACTGCCGGAGGGGGTGCCGCCGCACGCATTTGTGAAGGACCCCGAAGGTCATGTTGTCCAGCTTAGCCAGAGGATGGGCTGA
- a CDS encoding Hsp70 family protein, whose product MHSPSSIGIDFGTTNSVVALGSPGGDASMVDFAAPDGSASIFRSALCFWEDHAVPGGIAREAGPWAIAEFLEYPQGSRFLQSFKSVAASRAFEHATIFEKRLRFEELGAIFLDRLRAHAGEALKALPPRVIVGRPVRYVGQRPDNVLARQRYDLMFAALKREVHYVYEPLGAAFSFAARLAEPATLLVADFGGGTSDFSVVRIAAPGVAQRCTPLGSAGVGIAGDRFDYRIMDNLVLPMLGKGGTYDSMGKRLEIPAGHFTDFGDWSRLALMHNRRTLADLNKLQRAATDPAAIGRMIAVVENELGYPLYDAVARLKRVLSSEERAHFHFDSAGVRVEADVSRAEFEGWIAPDLARIGTAIDAALVNAGVRAEAIDHVFLTGGSSLIPAVRRLFDQRFSASRIASGDELTSIAHGLALIGQEADIAQWTVDRDAKAERA is encoded by the coding sequence ATGCATTCGCCCAGCTCGATCGGCATAGATTTCGGCACGACCAACTCCGTCGTCGCGCTCGGCAGCCCCGGCGGCGATGCGTCAATGGTCGATTTCGCCGCTCCAGACGGCTCCGCCTCCATCTTCCGCTCCGCCCTTTGCTTCTGGGAAGATCACGCAGTTCCCGGCGGCATCGCGCGCGAAGCTGGCCCCTGGGCGATCGCCGAATTTCTCGAATATCCCCAGGGCAGCCGCTTCCTGCAATCCTTCAAGTCGGTCGCCGCCAGCCGCGCATTCGAACATGCGACCATCTTCGAAAAGCGCCTCCGTTTCGAGGAACTGGGCGCGATCTTTCTCGACCGCCTGCGCGCCCATGCCGGGGAGGCGCTGAAGGCGCTGCCGCCGCGCGTCATTGTCGGACGTCCCGTCCGCTATGTGGGGCAGCGCCCGGACAATGTCCTTGCCCGGCAGCGTTATGACCTGATGTTTGCGGCGTTGAAGCGGGAGGTGCATTATGTCTACGAGCCGCTTGGCGCCGCCTTCAGCTTCGCTGCGCGACTTGCCGAACCGGCAACCTTGCTGGTCGCTGACTTTGGCGGCGGCACCAGCGACTTTTCCGTGGTGCGGATCGCGGCGCCCGGCGTTGCGCAACGCTGTACGCCGCTCGGATCGGCTGGCGTCGGCATAGCGGGGGACCGCTTCGACTATCGGATCATGGACAATCTGGTGCTGCCCATGCTGGGCAAGGGCGGCACTTATGACTCCATGGGCAAGCGGCTGGAAATTCCGGCAGGGCATTTTACCGACTTTGGCGATTGGTCACGCCTGGCGCTGATGCATAATCGCCGCACGCTGGCCGACCTGAACAAGCTCCAGCGGGCAGCGACCGATCCAGCGGCTATCGGCCGGATGATCGCGGTGGTGGAAAATGAGTTGGGCTATCCCCTCTATGATGCAGTGGCGCGATTGAAGCGCGTCCTTTCCAGCGAAGAACGCGCGCATTTCCACTTCGACAGCGCTGGCGTGCGTGTGGAGGCTGACGTCAGCCGGGCTGAGTTTGAAGGCTGGATCGCGCCCGATCTCGCGCGGATCGGCACGGCCATCGATGCGGCACTGGTCAACGCGGGTGTCCGCGCCGAGGCGATCGACCATGTCTTCCTGACGGGCGGCTCCTCCCTGATCCCTGCCGTTCGCCGCCTGTTCGACCAGCGCTTCTCCGCAAGCCGGATCGCCAGCGGCGATGAGCTGACGTCCATCGCGCATGGGCTGGCGCTGATCGGCCAGGAAGCGGACATCGCCCAATGGACCGTGGATCGGGACGCGAAAGCAGAAAGGGCGTAG
- a CDS encoding efflux RND transporter permease subunit, whose translation MRLSRFFIDRPIFAAVIAVVITVVGALAFIGLPVSQYPNIVPPTVTVSAQYPGASAETVASTVAAPIEQEINGVDDMLYQSSQSTGDGKVTITITFKVGTDLDEAQVLVQNRVAVAIPRLPEEVQRLGVITRKTTPDFLMIVNLQSPDGTFDRNYLSNYALTQVRDRLARLDGVGDVRLFGSRDYAMRVWIDPDRAAALDLTAGEIVSALRSQNVQVSTGALGQPPYDRGEAFQLGVEMQGRLTEPKQFADAVIRTDADGRQVRVSDVARVELGAQDYGINTYLSGKPTVVIAVMQRPGSNALDAAEKVKAEMDELSTTFPKGLEYSVIYNPTEFISQSIDAVYHTLFEAVILVVLVILIFLQNWRAAVIPIIAIPVSLIGTAAVLAALGYSLNNLSLFGLVLAIGIVVDDAIVVVENVERNIEHGMSPLEAARTSMDEVSAALVAIVLVLCAVFVPTLFITGISGAFYQQFAVTISTATVISLILSLTLSPAAAALLLKPKHGDHDLDNAPRWRRVGARAAAGFNRGFDRMSAGYARLTRFLVLRPKKMLLTYAGLIAATIALFWVTPGGFVPSQDQGYFLAVVQLPSGASLERTDKVTKEVAQKLLPIKGLRGAVMFAGFHGPSQTQAPNSAAIYFPFNSFAERQKEGVTYAGIMEQAHKAVAGYEKARILLLPPPTISGLVPPGGFRMLVQDKEERGYTQLNKVAQDFIGKANQTPGLSMVYTLFDNATPRVFADVDRRKADLLGVPPERVFEAMQVYLGSAFVNDFNLLGRTYRVTAQADADHRGTVADIANLKTRSNSGQMVPIGSVSTFEDKTGPYRVVRYNMLPAVEVDGNNAPGYSTGQALTTMEKLADDSLPEGYAREWTGVAYQQVMAGNTAGIVFGMAVFFVFLVLAAQYESLTLPLSIILIVPMCLFAAMLGVNLRGMDNNILTQIGLVVLIALAAKNAILVVEFAKQAEEEQGLSPVEAAVQAAQTRLRPILMTSFAFILGAVPLVIASGAGAELRQALGTAVFFGMTGVTAFGLLFTPTFYVVCRALGDRFSRKGKGGAPTALQPAE comes from the coding sequence ATGCGCCTATCCCGTTTCTTCATTGACCGGCCGATCTTCGCCGCGGTTATCGCGGTGGTCATTACCGTGGTCGGCGCGCTGGCCTTTATCGGCCTGCCCGTGTCCCAATATCCCAACATCGTGCCGCCCACGGTCACCGTGTCGGCGCAATATCCCGGCGCATCGGCCGAGACCGTCGCATCGACGGTCGCCGCGCCGATCGAGCAGGAAATCAACGGTGTTGATGACATGCTTTACCAGAGCAGCCAATCGACGGGCGACGGCAAGGTCACGATCACCATCACCTTCAAGGTCGGCACCGATCTGGACGAGGCGCAGGTGCTGGTCCAGAACCGGGTGGCTGTCGCCATCCCCCGCCTGCCCGAAGAGGTGCAGCGGCTGGGCGTGATCACGCGCAAGACGACGCCGGACTTTCTGATGATCGTCAATCTTCAGTCGCCAGACGGCACGTTCGACCGCAATTACCTGTCCAACTATGCGTTGACGCAGGTGCGCGACCGGCTGGCGCGGCTGGATGGCGTGGGCGATGTGCGGCTGTTCGGGTCGCGCGACTATGCGATGCGCGTCTGGATCGATCCCGACCGCGCCGCTGCGCTGGACCTGACGGCTGGGGAGATCGTGTCCGCGCTCCGTTCGCAAAATGTGCAGGTGTCCACGGGCGCGCTGGGCCAGCCGCCCTATGACCGGGGTGAAGCCTTTCAGTTGGGCGTTGAAATGCAGGGCCGGCTGACCGAGCCCAAGCAATTTGCCGATGCCGTCATCCGCACCGATGCGGATGGCCGTCAGGTTCGGGTGAGCGATGTCGCTCGCGTCGAGCTGGGCGCGCAGGATTATGGCATCAACACCTATCTGTCCGGTAAGCCCACGGTGGTAATCGCGGTGATGCAGCGCCCCGGATCCAACGCGCTGGACGCGGCGGAGAAGGTGAAGGCGGAGATGGACGAGCTGTCCACGACCTTCCCCAAGGGCCTGGAATATAGCGTCATCTACAACCCGACCGAGTTCATCAGCCAGTCCATCGACGCGGTTTATCACACGCTGTTCGAAGCGGTGATATTGGTGGTCCTCGTCATCCTGATCTTCTTGCAGAACTGGCGGGCGGCGGTCATTCCGATCATCGCCATCCCGGTATCGCTGATCGGGACGGCGGCGGTGCTGGCGGCGCTGGGCTATTCGCTCAACAACCTGTCGCTGTTCGGGCTGGTGCTCGCCATCGGCATCGTCGTCGATGACGCGATCGTCGTCGTCGAAAATGTCGAGCGGAACATCGAACATGGCATGTCGCCGCTGGAAGCAGCGCGGACATCGATGGACGAGGTGTCGGCGGCGCTGGTCGCGATCGTGCTGGTGCTGTGCGCCGTGTTCGTGCCGACTTTGTTCATCACCGGCATTTCTGGTGCTTTCTACCAGCAGTTCGCGGTGACGATCTCTACCGCGACGGTGATCTCGCTGATCCTGTCGCTCACCCTGTCCCCGGCGGCGGCGGCGTTGCTGCTGAAGCCCAAGCATGGGGATCATGATCTGGACAATGCGCCGCGCTGGCGCAGGGTCGGCGCGCGGGCGGCGGCGGGTTTCAACCGGGGTTTTGACCGCATGAGCGCCGGCTATGCACGGCTGACGCGCTTCCTGGTGCTGCGGCCCAAGAAGATGCTGCTGACCTATGCGGGGCTGATCGCCGCGACCATCGCCCTGTTCTGGGTGACGCCGGGCGGGTTCGTGCCGTCGCAGGATCAGGGTTATTTCCTGGCCGTGGTGCAACTGCCTTCGGGCGCGTCGCTCGAACGCACGGACAAGGTGACGAAGGAGGTCGCGCAAAAGCTGCTGCCCATCAAGGGGCTGCGCGGCGCGGTGATGTTTGCAGGCTTCCACGGCCCATCGCAGACGCAGGCGCCCAACAGCGCGGCGATCTACTTCCCGTTCAACAGCTTTGCGGAGCGGCAGAAGGAAGGCGTCACCTATGCAGGCATCATGGAGCAGGCGCACAAGGCCGTCGCGGGATATGAAAAGGCGCGCATCCTGTTGCTGCCGCCGCCGACCATTTCGGGGCTGGTGCCGCCCGGCGGTTTCCGCATGCTGGTGCAGGATAAGGAGGAGCGCGGCTATACGCAGCTGAACAAGGTCGCGCAGGACTTCATCGGCAAGGCGAACCAGACCCCCGGGCTTTCGATGGTCTATACGCTGTTCGACAATGCGACGCCGCGCGTCTTTGCCGATGTCGACAGGCGGAAGGCCGACCTGCTCGGCGTGCCGCCGGAGCGCGTGTTCGAAGCGATGCAGGTCTATCTGGGTTCGGCCTTCGTCAATGACTTCAACCTGCTGGGGCGCACCTATCGCGTGACGGCGCAGGCGGATGCCGACCATCGCGGGACAGTTGCGGATATCGCGAACCTCAAGACCCGGTCGAACAGTGGTCAGATGGTGCCGATCGGCTCTGTCTCGACCTTCGAGGACAAGACCGGCCCCTATCGCGTGGTGCGTTACAATATGCTCCCGGCGGTGGAGGTGGATGGCAATAATGCGCCCGGCTACAGCACCGGCCAGGCGCTGACGACGATGGAGAAGCTGGCCGATGACAGCCTGCCCGAAGGCTATGCCAGGGAGTGGACGGGCGTCGCCTATCAGCAGGTGATGGCAGGCAATACCGCAGGCATCGTGTTCGGGATGGCGGTGTTCTTCGTCTTCCTGGTGCTGGCGGCGCAATATGAAAGCCTGACATTGCCGCTGTCGATCATCCTGATCGTGCCGATGTGCCTGTTCGCGGCCATGCTGGGCGTGAACCTGCGGGGGATGGACAACAACATCCTGACGCAGATCGGTCTGGTCGTGCTGATCGCGCTGGCGGCGAAGAACGCAATCCTTGTGGTCGAATTCGCCAAGCAGGCGGAGGAAGAACAGGGCCTCTCGCCCGTCGAGGCGGCGGTTCAGGCGGCGCAGACCCGGCTTCGCCCGATCCTGATGACCAGCTTCGCCTTCATCCTGGGCGCGGTGCCGCTGGTGATCGCGAGCGGGGCTGGCGCGGAGTTGCGGCAGGCGCTGGGCACGGCCGTCTTCTTCGGCATGACCGGCGTGACGGCGTTCGGCCTGCTCTTCACCCCCACCTTCTACGTCGTGTGCCGCGCGCTGGGCGACCGCTTTTCCCGCAAGGGGAAGGGCGGCGCCCCGACCGCGCTGCAACCGGCCGAATAG
- a CDS encoding rRNA large subunit pseudouridine synthase E — protein sequence MTLILFNKPYGVLCQFTDESTGPPRPTLAAFIDRPGVYPAGRLDLDSEGLLLLTDDGRLQARIADPRFKTPKTYLAQVEGEPDEAALEALRRGVRLKDGPTLPAQVERIDDPALWPRDPPVRFRKSVPDCWLRLTIREGRNRQVRRMTAAVGHPTLRLVRWRIGDWTLDGIPQGTWREAAAGS from the coding sequence ATGACACTCATCCTGTTCAACAAACCCTATGGCGTGCTGTGCCAGTTCACGGATGAAAGCACAGGACCGCCGCGTCCGACGCTGGCGGCGTTCATCGACAGACCTGGCGTCTATCCTGCCGGGCGGCTGGATCTGGACAGCGAAGGATTGCTGCTGCTGACCGACGACGGGCGGTTGCAGGCGCGGATCGCCGATCCCCGGTTCAAGACGCCAAAGACCTATCTGGCGCAGGTGGAGGGAGAGCCGGACGAGGCCGCGCTGGAAGCATTACGGCGCGGCGTGCGGCTAAAGGACGGGCCAACCCTGCCCGCGCAGGTCGAACGGATAGACGATCCGGCGCTCTGGCCCCGCGATCCGCCGGTCAGGTTCCGCAAGAGCGTGCCGGACTGCTGGCTGCGGCTGACGATCCGGGAAGGGCGCAATCGGCAGGTCCGACGAATGACAGCAGCGGTGGGGCATCCGACGTTGCGGCTGGTGCGCTGGCGGATCGGTGACTGGACGCTCGATGGCATTCCGCAGGGAACATGGCGCGAAGCGGCGGCGGGCAGCTAG
- a CDS encoding efflux transporter outer membrane subunit — MTRTFITLLLGASALTACAAGPDYKAPATPSTAAGGFIGAASPVVSTAQPDDNWWRLYSDPVLDGLIQDALAANTDIRVAVARLEKARAQLRGARSDRLPQTSLSGQPSYARASAARTLPGMDRENWTVDAGLDISYEVDLFGRVKRSIEAANGDVGAAADDADAVRVAVVADTARAYVDATSSAERIAVAQQTVALLDNSIRITNARFEVGRSDRLDVIRTTSLRDSQAALIPTLIADRESALFRLATLTGRTPQELPAAIREQKTTPDLKQPIPVGDGRTLLARRPDVRAAEQRLAADTARIGIATADLYPRITLGGSIGTTAIGGGDILGGGPFRWLLGPLINWAFPNQEANRARIAAAKADASASLATFDGTVLRALEETEIALSVYAHALERRDTLKAARESAARAARISLARQREGRIDFLTVLDAQRTLAAADSELATADRAVAFAQIDLFRALGGGWTGGQQSPGA, encoded by the coding sequence ATGACACGCACCTTCATCACCCTCCTCCTTGGCGCGTCGGCACTGACCGCCTGCGCTGCCGGGCCGGACTATAAGGCTCCCGCCACGCCCAGCACGGCTGCGGGCGGCTTCATCGGCGCGGCCAGTCCGGTGGTCAGCACGGCGCAGCCCGATGACAATTGGTGGCGGCTTTACAGCGATCCCGTTCTGGACGGGCTGATTCAGGATGCGCTGGCGGCCAATACCGACATCCGCGTTGCAGTGGCGCGGCTGGAAAAGGCCAGGGCGCAACTGCGCGGCGCGCGTTCCGACAGGCTGCCGCAGACGAGCCTGAGCGGCCAGCCCAGCTATGCCCGAGCCTCCGCCGCACGGACGTTGCCGGGCATGGACCGTGAAAACTGGACCGTCGATGCAGGGCTGGACATCTCTTACGAAGTCGATCTGTTCGGCCGGGTAAAGCGCAGCATCGAAGCCGCCAACGGGGATGTCGGCGCAGCCGCAGACGACGCAGACGCGGTGCGGGTGGCGGTCGTCGCCGACACGGCGCGCGCCTATGTCGATGCCACCAGTTCCGCCGAACGGATCGCCGTCGCGCAGCAGACGGTCGCACTGCTGGACAACAGCATCCGCATCACCAATGCCCGGTTCGAGGTTGGCCGGTCCGACCGGCTGGACGTCATCCGCACGACGTCGCTGCGCGACAGTCAGGCCGCGCTGATCCCTACCCTGATCGCGGATCGCGAAAGCGCGCTGTTCCGGCTGGCCACGCTGACCGGTCGCACGCCGCAGGAACTGCCCGCCGCGATCCGTGAGCAGAAGACGACCCCGGACCTCAAGCAACCCATACCGGTCGGCGATGGCCGCACCCTGCTTGCCCGCCGCCCTGATGTGCGCGCGGCGGAACAGCGACTGGCCGCCGACACCGCCCGTATCGGTATTGCGACCGCAGACCTCTATCCGCGCATCACGCTGGGCGGATCAATCGGCACGACGGCGATAGGCGGCGGCGACATATTGGGCGGCGGCCCGTTCCGCTGGCTGCTCGGCCCGCTCATCAACTGGGCCTTTCCCAATCAGGAAGCGAACCGGGCGCGGATCGCGGCGGCGAAGGCGGACGCCAGCGCATCGCTCGCAACCTTCGACGGTACGGTCCTGCGCGCGCTGGAGGAAACGGAGATCGCCCTGTCGGTTTATGCCCACGCGCTGGAACGCCGCGACACGCTGAAGGCCGCGCGCGAATCCGCTGCCCGCGCTGCCCGCATCAGCCTGGCCCGGCAACGCGAAGGCCGGATCGATTTTCTGACGGTATTGGACGCACAACGCACGCTGGCTGCCGCTGACAGCGAGCTTGCCACCGCCGACCGTGCGGTGGCCTTTGCCCAGATCGACCTGTTCAGGGCGCTGGGCGGCGGATGGACCGGGGGCCAGCAGTCGCCCGGAGCATAG